A single window of Vigna radiata var. radiata cultivar VC1973A chromosome 4, Vradiata_ver6, whole genome shotgun sequence DNA harbors:
- the LOC106759191 gene encoding xanthine dehydrogenase 1 isoform X2 yields the protein MHVITVEGLGSCKRGLHPVQESLARTHGSQCGFCTPGFVMSMYALLRSSQTPPSEEQIEECLAGNLCRCTGYRPILDAFRVFAKTSNDLYTGVSSKNLEEGKSVCPSTGKPCSCNLNNVNDKCMGSDHSRYEPISYNEIDGTKYTEKELIFPPELFLRIPTSLNLTGFGGLMWYRPLTLQHVLDLKAKYDDAKLIVGNTEVGIEMRLKRMPFRVLISVMHVPELNVLDAKADGIEIGAAVRLSDLMNFLKKVVTERAAHETLSCKAFIEQLKWFAGTQIRNAASVGGNICTASPISDLNPLWMTSRAKFQIIDSKGNIRTVLAENFFLPGYRKVDLASGEILLSIFLPWNKTFEFVKEFKQSHRRDDDIAIVNAGFRVHLQEHGENWLVVDASIFYGGVAPYSLAATKTKEFLVGKVWDQDLLQNALKVLQKDILLKDNAPGGMIEFRKSLTLSFFFKFFLWVSHQMDSIKEGIPLSHLSAVHSVHRPPITGSQDYEILKRGTSVGSPEVHLSARLQVTGEAEYADDTQMPPNGLHAALVLSRKPHARIISIDDSEAISSPGFVGIFLAKDVPGHNKIGPVVDDEELFAVDHVTCVGQVIGIVVADTHENAKIAASKVDVNYEELPAILSIQDAINARSFHPNTEKRLSKGDVDHCFQSGLCDRIIEGEVLMGGQEHFYLEPQSSLIWTLDGGNEVHMISSTQAPQKHQKYVSHVLGLPMSKVVCKTKRIGGGFGGKETRSAFIAAAASVPSYLLNRPVKITLDRDVDMRITGQRHSFLGKYKVGFTNEGKVLAVDLEIYNNGGNSLDLSLAILERAMFHSDNVYEIPNMRIMGRVCFTNFPSHTAFRGFGGPQGMLITENWIQRIAVELKMSPEKIREINFQGEGSILHYGQQVQYSTLVPLWNELKLSCDFAKAREEVDQFNRHNRWRKRGIAMVPNKFGISFTTKLMNQAGALVQVYTDGTVLVTHGGVEMGQGLHTKVAQIAASAFNIPLSSVFISDTSTDKVPNASPTAASASSDMYGAAVLDACEQIMTRMKPIASQHNFNSFAELVLACYAERIDLSAHGFYITPDIGFDWVTGKGKPFRYFTYGAAFAEVEIDTLTGDFHTRVANVFLDLGYSLNPAIDVGQIEGAFVQGLGWVALEELKWGDAAHKWIPPGYLYTAGPGAYKIPSVNDVPFKFNVSLLKGHPNVKAIHSSKAVGEPPFFLASSVLFAIKDAIIAARAEMGCYEWFPLDSPATPERIRMACLDELTTSFVNSDFHPKLSV from the exons ATGCATGTGATTACAGTGGAGGGATTGGGAAGCTGCAAGCGTGGACTACACCCTGTCCAG GAATCCCTGGCTCGCACTCACGGTTCGCAATGTGGATTTTGTACACCTGGTTTTGTCATGTCAATGTATGCATTGTTGCGATCAAGTCAAACACCACCCAGTGAAGAACAAATAGAAGAATGCCTAGCAGGAAATTTATGTCGGTGTACTGGTTACAGACCCATCCTTGATGCGTTCCGTGTCTTTGCAAAAACTAGCAATGACCTATATACTGGTGTTTCTTCAAAGAACCTTGAAGAAGGCAAGTCTGTTTGCCCATCAACAGGAAAACCTTGTTCATGCAATTTAAACAATGTGAATGATAAATGTATGGGCAGTGATCATAGTAGATATGAACCTATTTCCTATAATGAAATAGATGGGACCAAATACACAGAAAAGGAACTTATTTTTCCTCCCGAACTGTTTTTAAGAATACCAACCTCATTAAACTTGACTGGATTTGGTGGGCTAATGTGGTATCGACCTTTAACACTTCAACATGTATTAGATTTGAAAGCAAAATATGATGATGCAAAATTGATAGTTGGTAATACTGAAGTAGGAATTGAGATGAGGCTAAAGAGAATGCCGTTTCGAGTTCTTATTTCTGTAATGCATGTGCCGGAACTAAATGTTTTGGATGCAAAGGCTGATGGAATCGAGATAGGTGCTGCAGTAAGACTATCTGATCTTATGAATTTCTTAAAAAAGGTTGTAACTGAGCGAGCTGCTCATGAAACTTTGTCTTGTAAGGCTTTTATTGAGCAATTGAAATGGTTTGCTGGAACACAGATAAGGAATGCTGCATCAGTTGGTGGTAATATATGTACTGCCAGTCCAATATCAGACCTGAATCCCCTATGGATGACATCTAGagcaaaatttcaaattattgatTCTAAAGGAAACATAAGGACAGTCCTGGCAGAAAATTTCTTCCTCCCAGGCTATCGCAAAGTAGATTTGGCAAGTGGTGAAATCTTGCTGTCAATATTCCTGCCTTGGAATAAGACTTTTGAATTTGTGAAGGAGTTTAAACAGTCTCACAGAAGGGATGATGACATTGCAATTGTAAATGCTGGTTTTCGTGTTCATCTTCAGGAACATGGTGAAAACTGGCTGGTTGTTGATGCATCAATTTTTTATGGTGGGGTGGCTCCATATTCACTTGCAGCAACAAAAACTAAGGAATTTCTTGTAGGAAAGGTTTGGGACCAAGATCTGTTGCAAAATGCATTGAAAGTCCTACAGAAGGATATATTACTCAAGGACAATGCCCCTGGTGGAATGATAGAGTTCCGGAAATCTTTGACtctaagtttcttttttaaattttttctgtGGGTGTCTCATCAAATGGATAGCATCAAAGAGGGTATACCATTATCCCATCTATCTGCAGTGCACTCCGTCCACCGCCCACCAATCACTGGATCTCAGGACTATGAAATCCTGAAACGTGGGACTTCAGTGGGTTCTCCAGAGGTTCATCTATCTGCAAGACTTCAg GTTACAGGAGAGGCAGAATATGCTGATGACACGCAAATGCCTCCAAATGGTTTGCATGCTGCCTTAGTTTTGAGTAGAAAACCTCATGCCCGAATAATTAGTATTGATGATTCAGAGGCCATATCTTCACCTGGATTTGTGGGCATATTTCTGGCCAAAGATGTACCAGGTCATAATAAAATTGGACCAGTTGTTGATGATGAGGAGCTTTTCGCTGTAGATCATGTCACTTGTGTGGGCCAG GTTATAGGAATAGTTGTGGCCGATActcatgaaaatgcaaagattGCAGCAAGTAAAGTTGATGTTAACTATGAGGAGCTTCCAGCCATCCTTTCGATACAGGATGCTATCAATGCTAGAAGTTTTCATCCCAACACAGAAAAGCGTTTGAGTAAAGGTGACGTTGATCACTGTTTTCAATCAGGTCTATGTGATAGAATAATTGAAGGGGAAGTTCTCATGGGAGGTCAGGAACACTTTTATCTGGAGCCACAGAGCAGTTTGATATGGACACTGGATGGTGGAAATGAAGTTCATATGATATCATCTACTCAA GCTCCTCAGAAGCACCAGAAATATGTTTCTCATGTTCTTGGCCTTCCCATGTCAAAGGTAGTTTGCAAAACAAAGCGAATTGGTGGTGGGTTTGGGGGGAAGGAGACAAGATCAGCCTTTATTGCTGCTGCAGCTTCAGTTCCATCCTATCTGTTAAATCGGCCAGTGAAAATCACGCTGGACCGAGATGTAGACATGAGGATTACTGGGCAACGCCATAGTTTCCTTGGGAAGTACAAG GTTGGATTTACAAATGAAGGGAAGGTACTTGCAGTGGATCTTGAAATTTATAACAATGGTGGAAACTCACTGGATCTTTCACTTGCCATCCTTGAACGAGCTATGTTTCATTCAGACAATGTGTATGAAATACCAAATATGAGAATAATGGGGAGAGTTTGCTTCACTAATTTCCCTAGCCACACTGCTTTCCGTGGATTTGGTGGACCTCAAGGCATGCTCATTACTGAAAACTGGATTCAACGGATTGCTGTGGAACTCAAGATGAGCCCAGAAAAGATAAGG GAAATTAACTTCCAAGGAGAAGGATCCATTCTGCATTATGGCCAGCAAGTTCAGTACAGCACACTAGTCCCATTGTGGAATGAACTTAAATTATCTTGTGACTTTGCGAAGGCACGTGAAGAAGTTGACCAATTCAATAGGCATAATCGCTGGAGGAAGCGTGGCATTGCTATGGTTCCTAATAAGTTTGGTATATCCTTTACAACGAAGCTTATGAACCAG GCTGGTGCTCTGGTTCAAGTCTATACGGATGGAACGGTTTTAGTTACCCATGGGGGTGTAGAAATGGGGCAAGGATTGCATACCAAAGTTGCCCAAATTGCTGCTTCGGCTTTTAATATCCCTCTTAGTTCTGTTTTTATATCAGATACTAGTACTGACAAG GTTCCTAATGCTTCTCCAACAGCAGCTTCTGCAAGTTCTGATATGTATGGAGCAGCTGTTTTAGATGCATGTGAGCAGATAATGACACGCATGAAACCCATTGCTTCACAGCATAACTTCAACTCATTTGCTGAG CTAGTTCTTGCGTGCTATGCAGAGCGAATAGACCTTTCAGCCCATGGATTTTATATTACGCCTGATATTGGTTTTGATTGGGTGACGGGTAAAGGAAAACCTTTTAGATATTTCACTTACGGGGCTGCATTTGCTGAGGTTGAAATTGACACCTTGACCGGAGATTTCCACACGAGAGTGGCAAACGTATTTCTGGATCTAGGTTATTCTCTGAATCCAGCAATAGATGTTGGACag ATCGAGGGAGCTTTTGTTCAAGGTTTGGGTTGGGTAGCCTTAGAAGAACTTAAATGGGGAGATGCAGCACATAAATGGATCCCGCCTGGATACCTTTACACAGCTGGACCCGGAGCTTATAAAATTCCTTCTGTGAATGATGTTCCCTTCAAATTTAACGTCTCACTTCTGAAG GGTCATCCAAATGTTAAGGCCATCCATTCTTCCAAAGCTGTTGGTGAGCCTCCATTTTTCCTAGCATCTTCTGTGTTATTTGCCATCAAGGATGCCATCATAGCTGCCAGAGCCGAAATGGGGTGTTATGAATGGTTTCCTCTTGACAGTCCAGCAACTCCTGAGAGAATTCGGATGGCTTGTTTAGATGAATTAACAACTTCCTTTGTTAACTCCGATTTCCACCCCAAACTTAGTGTCTGA
- the LOC106759191 gene encoding xanthine dehydrogenase 1 isoform X1, with amino-acid sequence MGSLKTEEKGEQDLKVSNEAIVYVNGVRRVLPDGLAHLTLLEYLRDIGLTGTKLGCGEGGCGACTVMVSYYDRNLRKCSHYAINACLAPLYSVEGMHVITVEGLGSCKRGLHPVQESLARTHGSQCGFCTPGFVMSMYALLRSSQTPPSEEQIEECLAGNLCRCTGYRPILDAFRVFAKTSNDLYTGVSSKNLEEGKSVCPSTGKPCSCNLNNVNDKCMGSDHSRYEPISYNEIDGTKYTEKELIFPPELFLRIPTSLNLTGFGGLMWYRPLTLQHVLDLKAKYDDAKLIVGNTEVGIEMRLKRMPFRVLISVMHVPELNVLDAKADGIEIGAAVRLSDLMNFLKKVVTERAAHETLSCKAFIEQLKWFAGTQIRNAASVGGNICTASPISDLNPLWMTSRAKFQIIDSKGNIRTVLAENFFLPGYRKVDLASGEILLSIFLPWNKTFEFVKEFKQSHRRDDDIAIVNAGFRVHLQEHGENWLVVDASIFYGGVAPYSLAATKTKEFLVGKVWDQDLLQNALKVLQKDILLKDNAPGGMIEFRKSLTLSFFFKFFLWVSHQMDSIKEGIPLSHLSAVHSVHRPPITGSQDYEILKRGTSVGSPEVHLSARLQVTGEAEYADDTQMPPNGLHAALVLSRKPHARIISIDDSEAISSPGFVGIFLAKDVPGHNKIGPVVDDEELFAVDHVTCVGQVIGIVVADTHENAKIAASKVDVNYEELPAILSIQDAINARSFHPNTEKRLSKGDVDHCFQSGLCDRIIEGEVLMGGQEHFYLEPQSSLIWTLDGGNEVHMISSTQAPQKHQKYVSHVLGLPMSKVVCKTKRIGGGFGGKETRSAFIAAAASVPSYLLNRPVKITLDRDVDMRITGQRHSFLGKYKVGFTNEGKVLAVDLEIYNNGGNSLDLSLAILERAMFHSDNVYEIPNMRIMGRVCFTNFPSHTAFRGFGGPQGMLITENWIQRIAVELKMSPEKIREINFQGEGSILHYGQQVQYSTLVPLWNELKLSCDFAKAREEVDQFNRHNRWRKRGIAMVPNKFGISFTTKLMNQAGALVQVYTDGTVLVTHGGVEMGQGLHTKVAQIAASAFNIPLSSVFISDTSTDKVPNASPTAASASSDMYGAAVLDACEQIMTRMKPIASQHNFNSFAELVLACYAERIDLSAHGFYITPDIGFDWVTGKGKPFRYFTYGAAFAEVEIDTLTGDFHTRVANVFLDLGYSLNPAIDVGQIEGAFVQGLGWVALEELKWGDAAHKWIPPGYLYTAGPGAYKIPSVNDVPFKFNVSLLKGHPNVKAIHSSKAVGEPPFFLASSVLFAIKDAIIAARAEMGCYEWFPLDSPATPERIRMACLDELTTSFVNSDFHPKLSV; translated from the exons ATGGGATCGTTGAAAACGGAGGAAAAGGGAGAACAAGATCTTAAGGTGTCGAATGAGGCTATCGTGTATGTTAACGGAGTTCGTAGAGTGTTACCTGATGGATTGGCTCATTTGACTCTTCTTGAGTATCTCAGAG ATATAGGTCTGACTGGGACTAAGCTAGGCTGCGGGGAAGGTGGTTGTGGAGCTTGCACAGTTATGGTTTCTTATTATGATAGAAACTTGAGGAAATGCTC ACACTATGCTATCAATGCTTGCTTAGCTCCTCTGTATTCTGTAGAAGGGATGCATGTGATTACAGTGGAGGGATTGGGAAGCTGCAAGCGTGGACTACACCCTGTCCAG GAATCCCTGGCTCGCACTCACGGTTCGCAATGTGGATTTTGTACACCTGGTTTTGTCATGTCAATGTATGCATTGTTGCGATCAAGTCAAACACCACCCAGTGAAGAACAAATAGAAGAATGCCTAGCAGGAAATTTATGTCGGTGTACTGGTTACAGACCCATCCTTGATGCGTTCCGTGTCTTTGCAAAAACTAGCAATGACCTATATACTGGTGTTTCTTCAAAGAACCTTGAAGAAGGCAAGTCTGTTTGCCCATCAACAGGAAAACCTTGTTCATGCAATTTAAACAATGTGAATGATAAATGTATGGGCAGTGATCATAGTAGATATGAACCTATTTCCTATAATGAAATAGATGGGACCAAATACACAGAAAAGGAACTTATTTTTCCTCCCGAACTGTTTTTAAGAATACCAACCTCATTAAACTTGACTGGATTTGGTGGGCTAATGTGGTATCGACCTTTAACACTTCAACATGTATTAGATTTGAAAGCAAAATATGATGATGCAAAATTGATAGTTGGTAATACTGAAGTAGGAATTGAGATGAGGCTAAAGAGAATGCCGTTTCGAGTTCTTATTTCTGTAATGCATGTGCCGGAACTAAATGTTTTGGATGCAAAGGCTGATGGAATCGAGATAGGTGCTGCAGTAAGACTATCTGATCTTATGAATTTCTTAAAAAAGGTTGTAACTGAGCGAGCTGCTCATGAAACTTTGTCTTGTAAGGCTTTTATTGAGCAATTGAAATGGTTTGCTGGAACACAGATAAGGAATGCTGCATCAGTTGGTGGTAATATATGTACTGCCAGTCCAATATCAGACCTGAATCCCCTATGGATGACATCTAGagcaaaatttcaaattattgatTCTAAAGGAAACATAAGGACAGTCCTGGCAGAAAATTTCTTCCTCCCAGGCTATCGCAAAGTAGATTTGGCAAGTGGTGAAATCTTGCTGTCAATATTCCTGCCTTGGAATAAGACTTTTGAATTTGTGAAGGAGTTTAAACAGTCTCACAGAAGGGATGATGACATTGCAATTGTAAATGCTGGTTTTCGTGTTCATCTTCAGGAACATGGTGAAAACTGGCTGGTTGTTGATGCATCAATTTTTTATGGTGGGGTGGCTCCATATTCACTTGCAGCAACAAAAACTAAGGAATTTCTTGTAGGAAAGGTTTGGGACCAAGATCTGTTGCAAAATGCATTGAAAGTCCTACAGAAGGATATATTACTCAAGGACAATGCCCCTGGTGGAATGATAGAGTTCCGGAAATCTTTGACtctaagtttcttttttaaattttttctgtGGGTGTCTCATCAAATGGATAGCATCAAAGAGGGTATACCATTATCCCATCTATCTGCAGTGCACTCCGTCCACCGCCCACCAATCACTGGATCTCAGGACTATGAAATCCTGAAACGTGGGACTTCAGTGGGTTCTCCAGAGGTTCATCTATCTGCAAGACTTCAg GTTACAGGAGAGGCAGAATATGCTGATGACACGCAAATGCCTCCAAATGGTTTGCATGCTGCCTTAGTTTTGAGTAGAAAACCTCATGCCCGAATAATTAGTATTGATGATTCAGAGGCCATATCTTCACCTGGATTTGTGGGCATATTTCTGGCCAAAGATGTACCAGGTCATAATAAAATTGGACCAGTTGTTGATGATGAGGAGCTTTTCGCTGTAGATCATGTCACTTGTGTGGGCCAG GTTATAGGAATAGTTGTGGCCGATActcatgaaaatgcaaagattGCAGCAAGTAAAGTTGATGTTAACTATGAGGAGCTTCCAGCCATCCTTTCGATACAGGATGCTATCAATGCTAGAAGTTTTCATCCCAACACAGAAAAGCGTTTGAGTAAAGGTGACGTTGATCACTGTTTTCAATCAGGTCTATGTGATAGAATAATTGAAGGGGAAGTTCTCATGGGAGGTCAGGAACACTTTTATCTGGAGCCACAGAGCAGTTTGATATGGACACTGGATGGTGGAAATGAAGTTCATATGATATCATCTACTCAA GCTCCTCAGAAGCACCAGAAATATGTTTCTCATGTTCTTGGCCTTCCCATGTCAAAGGTAGTTTGCAAAACAAAGCGAATTGGTGGTGGGTTTGGGGGGAAGGAGACAAGATCAGCCTTTATTGCTGCTGCAGCTTCAGTTCCATCCTATCTGTTAAATCGGCCAGTGAAAATCACGCTGGACCGAGATGTAGACATGAGGATTACTGGGCAACGCCATAGTTTCCTTGGGAAGTACAAG GTTGGATTTACAAATGAAGGGAAGGTACTTGCAGTGGATCTTGAAATTTATAACAATGGTGGAAACTCACTGGATCTTTCACTTGCCATCCTTGAACGAGCTATGTTTCATTCAGACAATGTGTATGAAATACCAAATATGAGAATAATGGGGAGAGTTTGCTTCACTAATTTCCCTAGCCACACTGCTTTCCGTGGATTTGGTGGACCTCAAGGCATGCTCATTACTGAAAACTGGATTCAACGGATTGCTGTGGAACTCAAGATGAGCCCAGAAAAGATAAGG GAAATTAACTTCCAAGGAGAAGGATCCATTCTGCATTATGGCCAGCAAGTTCAGTACAGCACACTAGTCCCATTGTGGAATGAACTTAAATTATCTTGTGACTTTGCGAAGGCACGTGAAGAAGTTGACCAATTCAATAGGCATAATCGCTGGAGGAAGCGTGGCATTGCTATGGTTCCTAATAAGTTTGGTATATCCTTTACAACGAAGCTTATGAACCAG GCTGGTGCTCTGGTTCAAGTCTATACGGATGGAACGGTTTTAGTTACCCATGGGGGTGTAGAAATGGGGCAAGGATTGCATACCAAAGTTGCCCAAATTGCTGCTTCGGCTTTTAATATCCCTCTTAGTTCTGTTTTTATATCAGATACTAGTACTGACAAG GTTCCTAATGCTTCTCCAACAGCAGCTTCTGCAAGTTCTGATATGTATGGAGCAGCTGTTTTAGATGCATGTGAGCAGATAATGACACGCATGAAACCCATTGCTTCACAGCATAACTTCAACTCATTTGCTGAG CTAGTTCTTGCGTGCTATGCAGAGCGAATAGACCTTTCAGCCCATGGATTTTATATTACGCCTGATATTGGTTTTGATTGGGTGACGGGTAAAGGAAAACCTTTTAGATATTTCACTTACGGGGCTGCATTTGCTGAGGTTGAAATTGACACCTTGACCGGAGATTTCCACACGAGAGTGGCAAACGTATTTCTGGATCTAGGTTATTCTCTGAATCCAGCAATAGATGTTGGACag ATCGAGGGAGCTTTTGTTCAAGGTTTGGGTTGGGTAGCCTTAGAAGAACTTAAATGGGGAGATGCAGCACATAAATGGATCCCGCCTGGATACCTTTACACAGCTGGACCCGGAGCTTATAAAATTCCTTCTGTGAATGATGTTCCCTTCAAATTTAACGTCTCACTTCTGAAG GGTCATCCAAATGTTAAGGCCATCCATTCTTCCAAAGCTGTTGGTGAGCCTCCATTTTTCCTAGCATCTTCTGTGTTATTTGCCATCAAGGATGCCATCATAGCTGCCAGAGCCGAAATGGGGTGTTATGAATGGTTTCCTCTTGACAGTCCAGCAACTCCTGAGAGAATTCGGATGGCTTGTTTAGATGAATTAACAACTTCCTTTGTTAACTCCGATTTCCACCCCAAACTTAGTGTCTGA
- the LOC106758646 gene encoding 1-acyl-sn-glycerol-3-phosphate acyltransferase 3, with translation MAFPATIVILPLGILFILSGLIVNMIQAIFFLLLRPISKNCYRRVNKLLTESLWLELIWLIDWWAGIKIELHTDSETFQLMGKENALVICNHRSDIDWLIGWVLAQRCGCLGSTVAIMKKEVKYLPVLGWSMWFAEYIFLERSWQKDETSLKSGFEHLEHMPLPFWLALFVEGTRFTQTKLLQAQEFAASKGLPTPKNVLIPRTKGFVTAVNNLRTFVPAIYDCTYAVPKSEASPTLLRIFKGFSCSVKVQIKRQKMVELPETDDGIAQWCKDAFVAKDAMLEKYNTTEFFSDQELQQTRRPKTSILVMFCWLCLIGFLLYEFFHWTSLLSSWLGIMLTLLFLVLVIVIMEILIHSSESERSKPKLLPTRDPLKQNLLHP, from the exons ATGGCGTTCCCAGCTACTATTGTTATTCTTCCTTTAGGCattcttttcatcctttctgGCCTAATTGTAAATATGATTCAG GctatcttcttcctccttctccGTCCTATATCAAAGAACTGTTACAGAAGAGTGAACAAATTGCTCACAGAATCACTGTGGTTGGAGCTCATATGGCTCATTGATTGGTGGGCTGGAATCAAG ATTGAACTACACACAGATTCAGAAACTTTTCAATTAATGG GCAAAGAAAATGCACTTGTCATCTGCAACCACAGAAGTGACATTGATTGGCTTATTGGATGGGTCTTGGCTCAG CGCTGTGGTTGCCTTGGTAGCACTGTAGCCATTATGAAGAAAGAAGTCAAATATCTTCCT GTTCTAGGTTGGTCAATGTGGTTTGCTGAATATATATTTCTAGAAAGAAGCTGGCAAAAAGATGAAACATCACTGAAG TCAGGTTTTGAGCATCTAGAGCACATGCCTCTGCCTTTTTGGTTGGCCCTTTTTGTTGAAGGAACTCGTTTCACACAGACAAAGCTTTTACAGGCTCAAGAGTTTGCTGCTTCCAAAGGGTTGCCAACACCTAAAAACGTTTTGATTCCTCGTACTAAG GGTTTTGTCACAGCAGTTAACAACCTTCGGACATTTGTTCCAGCCATTTATGATTGTACATATGCAGTTCCAAAAAGTGAGGCTTCACCTACTTTGTTGAGAATATTTAAAGGCTTTTCTTGTTCG GTGAAGGTTCAAATTAAGCGCCAGAAAATGGTGGAACTTCCAGAAACAGACGATGGCATTGCACAGTGGTGCAAAGATGCATTTGTTGCCAAG GATGCTATGCTCGAGAAATATAACACTACAGAATTCTTCAGTGACCAAGAACTTCAACAAACTCGTCGGCCTAAAACATCTATTTTG GTTATGTTTTGTTGGTTATGTCTTATAGGGTTTCTTCTCTATGAATTCTTCCATTGGACCTCACTTCTGTCATCGTGGCTAGGCATCATGTTAACATTGCTTTTCTTGGTCCTGGTCATAGTTATCATGGAAATCTTAATACATTCGTCTGAATCGGAGCGTTCTAAACCGAAGCTTTTACCCACACGAGACCCCTTGAAGCAGAACCTTCTCCACCCTTAA